In Gossypium arboreum isolate Shixiya-1 chromosome 5, ASM2569848v2, whole genome shotgun sequence, a single genomic region encodes these proteins:
- the LOC108450774 gene encoding ribonuclease 3-like protein 2 — protein MRASLDAVERILNYRFRDKRLLEDALTHSSYSDAPSYERLEFVGDAALGLAFTNHVFLAYPNLDPGQLSLIRAANISTEKLARVAVKHGLFQFVRHNVVGLAQKVKEFAEAVTKEDELVAHGGSMKAPKVLADVVEALAAAVYIDIRFDLISLWVIFRGLLEPIVTPEALQQQPQPVSLLFEICQKQGKYVDIKHWNNGVKNIATVFVDGEFIASGSSDRKDIAKLNAVREALQRLSTSIVVDVDSLGIDEINGSLEIKEAKQKLHKLCMKKKWPKPIYELEKDEGPPHEKKFVSAVKIPTEDGIFYITGDKKSRVKEADNSAASCMIQSLKELRYL, from the exons ATGAGAGCTTCCTTAGATGCCGTCGAGAGGATACTCAACTATAGGTTTCGAGACAAACGCCTCCTCGAAGACGCCCTGACTCACTCATCGTACTCCGACGCGCCGTCGTATGAGCGTCTTGAGTTCGTCGGCGACGCCGCTCTTGGCCTTGCGTTTACCAACCATGTTTTCTTGGCTTACCCCAACCTTGACCCCGGTCAACTGTCCTTGATCCGAGCTGCAAATATTAGTACCGAGAAACTTGCTCGGGTTGCCGTTAAACATGGCCTTTTTCAGTTTGTAAGACACAATGTTGTGGGTCTTGCACAAAAG GTTAAAGAATTTGCTGAGGCTGTTACTAAAGAAGATGAATTGGTGGCTCATGGTGGATCGATGAAAGCACCCAAGGTTTTAGCTGACGTTGTCGAAGCTCTGGCTGCGGCCGTTTACATTGACATCAGATTTGATCTGATATCACTCTGGGTG ATCTTTAGAGGTTTATTAGAGCCGATAGTTACGCCAGAAGCTTTACAACAACAACCTCAACCGGTTAGCTTATTGTTCGAGATATGTCAAAAGCAAGGGAAGTACGTTGACATAAAGCATTGGAATAATGGCGTAAAAAACATTGCTACTGTATTTGTTGACGGGGAGTTTATTGCTTCCGGTTCTTCGGATCGAAAAGACATTGCGAAGCTTAATGCGGTGAGGGAAGCTTTGCAAAGGTTATCGACATCCATAGTTGTTGATGTTGATTCACTCGGAATCGACGAGATTAATGGGTCTTTAGAAATCAAAGAAGCGAAGCAAAAACTGCACAAGCTTTGCATGAAAAAGAAATGGCCCAAACCTATCTACGA GCTCGAGAAAGACGAAGGTCCCCCACACGAGAAGAAATTCGTATCTGCAGTTAAAATTCCGACCGAAGATGGCATCTTTTATATCACCGGGGACAAAAAGTCGAGAGTAAAAGAAGCGGACAACTCCGCGGCTTCGTGTATGATTCAATCCCTTAAAGAACTGAGATATCTGTGA